The following coding sequences are from one Chroogloeocystis siderophila 5.2 s.c.1 window:
- a CDS encoding bifunctional folylpolyglutamate synthase/dihydrofolate synthase, translating into MDLDSLLQPFQRFGVHLGLERIEQLLANLGNPQQRVQIIHVAGTNGKGSVCAYLSSVLTQAGYRVGRYTSPHLVDWTERICINEKPITREELAKLLLHVQNVIPSQQELPTQFEVFTAAAWLYFAEQQVDIAVVEVGLGGRLDATNVCSMPLVSIITSISREHWQQLGPTLADIAREKAGILKPGCAAVVGPLPPEAKAVVQQRVKELGCAAVCVKKALEIQTTKMQRWAEYEGIKYPLPLLGEFQLVNSALAIAAIQILQKKGWKISLAAIVEGMAKTQWLGRVQWYAWQGRELLIDGAHNPAAAQVLRQFVDTLDVASVTWVMGMLSTKDHGDIFKALLRSHDRLFLVPVPDHSSADPEQLARLAQKICPQLSECSTYLNVETALTSAIATSDNLIVLCGSLYLVGHFLSSRFH; encoded by the coding sequence GTGGATCTTGATTCTCTTTTGCAACCTTTTCAGCGCTTTGGCGTTCACCTGGGATTGGAACGCATCGAGCAATTATTAGCAAATCTCGGTAATCCGCAGCAGCGAGTACAAATCATTCATGTTGCTGGAACGAATGGTAAAGGTTCGGTGTGTGCTTACTTGTCTTCGGTGTTGACTCAGGCGGGTTATCGCGTGGGGCGTTATACATCTCCGCATCTCGTTGATTGGACTGAACGAATTTGTATTAATGAAAAGCCAATTACGCGCGAAGAGTTAGCAAAATTGTTGCTGCACGTGCAAAATGTGATTCCTTCACAGCAAGAATTGCCTACGCAGTTTGAAGTTTTTACGGCGGCGGCTTGGTTGTATTTTGCCGAACAGCAAGTAGATATCGCCGTGGTAGAGGTGGGATTGGGAGGACGCTTAGATGCAACGAATGTTTGTTCGATGCCACTTGTTAGTATTATTACTTCGATTAGCCGCGAACATTGGCAACAGCTAGGACCGACCTTAGCAGATATTGCGCGGGAAAAGGCGGGAATTTTGAAGCCTGGGTGTGCGGCGGTTGTGGGACCTTTACCACCAGAGGCGAAAGCGGTGGTGCAACAGCGGGTTAAGGAGTTGGGGTGTGCGGCTGTGTGCGTAAAGAAGGCTTTGGAGATACAAACGACAAAAATGCAGAGATGGGCGGAGTATGAGGGTATTAAGTATCCTTTGCCGTTGTTGGGAGAGTTTCAGTTGGTCAATTCGGCGTTGGCGATCGCTGCTATACAAATCTTGCAAAAAAAAGGATGGAAGATATCGCTAGCAGCAATTGTGGAAGGAATGGCAAAAACGCAGTGGTTGGGACGGGTACAGTGGTACGCTTGGCAAGGTCGTGAGTTACTAATTGATGGGGCGCATAATCCGGCTGCGGCGCAAGTGTTACGTCAATTTGTCGATACTCTCGATGTTGCTTCAGTAACGTGGGTGATGGGAATGCTTTCAACAAAGGATCATGGCGATATCTTTAAGGCATTGTTGCGATCGCATGACCGTTTATTTTTAGTTCCTGTCCCCGATCATAGTTCGGCTGACCCTGAACAATTGGCACGACTTGCACAAAAAATCTGTCCTCAATTATCTGAGTGTTCTACTTATTTAAATGTAGAAACTGCACTGACATCTGCAATCGCCACATCCGATAACCTCATTGTGCTATGTGGTTCGCTGTATCTTGTCGGTCATTTTCTCAGTTCACGCTTCCACTAG
- a CDS encoding tetratricopeptide repeat protein: MTSFDKTADPTNIYQIWFARGAALANSGHYREALANLDKAVTIREDDPSSWVLRAVVLVHLERYSEALSSCEKALELDSKHQEAWLIRGAALHYLGRYQQSYTSYNKALGINRQSWWQRITQTWYKLRGIQDPDKMNKVA; this comes from the coding sequence ATGACTAGCTTCGACAAAACAGCAGATCCAACGAATATTTACCAAATTTGGTTTGCTAGAGGTGCAGCTTTAGCTAACTCAGGTCACTATCGAGAAGCGCTAGCTAACCTAGACAAAGCTGTGACGATTCGAGAAGACGATCCGAGTAGTTGGGTATTACGCGCAGTAGTACTGGTACATTTAGAACGCTACTCTGAAGCTTTAAGCAGTTGTGAAAAAGCTTTAGAACTAGACTCTAAGCATCAAGAAGCATGGCTGATTCGCGGTGCGGCGTTGCATTATCTAGGTCGCTATCAACAGTCATACACGAGTTACAACAAAGCACTAGGGATAAATCGTCAATCGTGGTGGCAAAGAATCACGCAGACATGGTACAAGCTACGTGGCATTCAAGACCCTGACAAGATGAATAAGGTAGCTTAA
- a CDS encoding rod shape-determining protein, with protein sequence MGIDLGTANTLVYVSGKGIVLQEPSVIAIDKNGKMPPAVGEEAKRMMGRTPGNVIVTRPLRDGVIADFDTAELMLKHFIQRVHEGRIVSPRMVIGIPTGVTGVERRALMDAATQAGARDVFLIEEPVAAAIGAGIPVTEAVGNMIIDIGGGTTEVAVLSLFGTVVSESVRVAGDELNEAIVQYMKKIYNLVIGERTAEEIKIRIGSAYPTRNDEENVMEVRGLHLLSGLPRTVTIKEPEIRESMIEPLSTIIEAVKRTLERTPPELAADIVDRGIVLAGGGALLKGLDTLISHETGIATHIAADPLSCVVLGTGRVLEKFKQMEPVFSARSRTI encoded by the coding sequence ATGGGTATTGACCTTGGTACTGCCAATACCCTGGTATATGTTTCTGGTAAAGGCATTGTCCTACAAGAACCTTCGGTGATTGCGATCGATAAAAATGGCAAAATGCCGCCAGCAGTAGGCGAAGAAGCCAAACGCATGATGGGACGCACGCCTGGAAACGTCATTGTGACGCGCCCTTTACGTGACGGAGTCATTGCCGATTTTGATACCGCTGAACTCATGCTCAAGCATTTTATCCAACGCGTACACGAAGGTCGCATTGTCTCTCCACGCATGGTAATTGGTATTCCTACAGGTGTGACAGGTGTGGAACGACGCGCGCTGATGGATGCGGCAACGCAAGCGGGTGCAAGAGATGTATTTTTGATTGAAGAGCCTGTAGCCGCTGCGATTGGTGCGGGAATTCCTGTCACCGAAGCCGTTGGAAATATGATTATCGATATTGGTGGCGGGACAACAGAAGTCGCTGTACTGAGTCTTTTTGGCACAGTTGTGAGTGAATCGGTACGCGTGGCTGGCGATGAACTCAATGAAGCGATCGTGCAGTACATGAAGAAAATTTACAACTTGGTTATTGGCGAACGAACCGCCGAGGAAATCAAAATTCGTATCGGTTCGGCATATCCGACACGTAATGATGAAGAAAACGTCATGGAAGTACGCGGATTGCACTTACTCTCCGGTTTACCGCGCACTGTGACGATCAAAGAACCAGAAATTCGCGAAAGCATGATCGAACCGTTGTCTACGATTATTGAGGCAGTAAAACGAACACTCGAACGCACACCGCCCGAACTCGCCGCCGATATTGTCGATCGCGGAATTGTCCTTGCAGGTGGTGGTGCGTTACTCAAAGGACTTGATACATTAATTAGCCACGAAACAGGGATTGCGACTCATATTGCAGCTGATCCCCTAAGTTGCGTTGTGTTGGGAACAGGTCGAGTTTTAGAGAAATTTAAACAAATGGAACCTGTATTTAGTGCGCGATCGCGTACGATTTAA
- a CDS encoding metal ABC transporter permease — protein MNWLTEPLSFEFMRQAIATAVLLGILCAVVGTYLILQRMGLLGDVIAHAVLPGLAIAFFFGMDIFLGAFVSGTFSTFVIAWIQSQSRVKVDVAMALVFSGFLALGITLITVLRSKIDLHQFLFGDILGVTNSDVWRTLFITVIVLLLVKVFYKELLFYTFDPLGAQAMGLPVNLIHFGLTAVITLTIIASMQAVGVVLVVSLLIGPGTTAYLLVKELHQMMILGAGFGIVSSVSGMYLSYYLNIPSGAAIVLVVSGLFLLALLFSPRQGILTRARVH, from the coding sequence ATGAATTGGTTAACTGAACCGCTCAGTTTTGAATTTATGCGTCAAGCGATCGCAACTGCGGTTTTACTCGGAATCTTGTGTGCGGTTGTGGGAACCTATTTAATTTTACAACGGATGGGCTTATTAGGCGATGTCATTGCTCATGCGGTGTTACCAGGACTTGCGATCGCGTTTTTCTTTGGTATGGATATCTTTCTAGGAGCCTTTGTTTCTGGTACATTCAGCACCTTTGTTATTGCTTGGATTCAGTCACAATCTCGTGTCAAAGTTGATGTGGCAATGGCATTAGTTTTCTCAGGTTTCTTAGCATTAGGAATTACATTAATTACTGTTTTGAGAAGTAAAATAGACCTACATCAATTTCTGTTTGGCGACATTTTAGGCGTCACTAATTCAGATGTGTGGCGCACTTTATTTATTACAGTTATTGTCCTCCTCTTAGTCAAAGTTTTTTATAAGGAATTGCTGTTTTATACCTTCGATCCTTTAGGAGCGCAAGCAATGGGATTACCCGTAAATTTAATTCATTTTGGGCTAACTGCCGTAATTACTTTAACAATTATTGCTAGTATGCAAGCGGTGGGAGTTGTGCTTGTTGTATCTCTCTTAATTGGTCCTGGAACTACAGCTTACTTACTTGTGAAAGAACTCCATCAAATGATGATATTAGGTGCGGGGTTCGGGATTGTCAGTAGTGTTAGTGGTATGTATCTTAGCTACTATTTAAATATTCCTTCGGGTGCAGCGATTGTCCTAGTAGTTTCTGGATTATTTCTGCTGGCTTTATTATTCAGTCCTCGTCAAGGAATTTTAACGCGGGCAAGAGTTCATTAA
- a CDS encoding ABC transporter ATP-binding protein has translation MSHDVLDVRNLHIEFLGDDKQVKAVDGISFQVQRGQTLGIVGESGSGKSVTSLAVMGLIPSPGVITDGEVWFRDRNHGSEPVNLLELPPERMQKYRGGQIAMIFQEPMSSLNPVYTIGFQLIEAIRQHQNISQKEARRQAIARLQEVKLLPSDDDLRQQYAETKQGQQIDPRQREFFIQQQKQAILDRYPHELSGGQLQRVMIAMAISCDPALLIADEPTTALDVTVQATILDLLRELRDRRQMSMMFITHDLGIIAEIADSVAVMYRGKIVECGSAEQIFTHPQHPYTKGLLACRPSLEKRSQYLLTVSDFMSVGLTRTGEVEIQAKEPTYPPQVSEEALAQRLTNLQQQSPLLQVRNLQVGFPIRNAFGRTKRYFLVVNGVSFEVYPGETLGLVGESGCGKTTLGRTLLRLVEPIGGQVYFEGRDVTNLKGRPLQQLRREMQIIFQNPFSSLDPRMKIGDTVMEPLVIHAASQSHRQRRDRAAYLLERVGIDPKQMNRYPHQFSGGQRQRICIARALALNPKFIICDESVSSLDVSVQAQVLNLLKELQAEFNLTYIFISHDLSVVKFMSDRILVMNRGQIVEQGAAEEIYRDPKEEYTRSLIASIPTGTRDQIRTRPALNQVIGNG, from the coding sequence ATGAGTCATGATGTCTTAGACGTGCGGAATTTGCATATTGAATTTTTGGGTGATGACAAGCAAGTTAAGGCTGTTGACGGAATTTCGTTTCAGGTGCAACGCGGTCAAACGCTAGGAATTGTCGGCGAGTCAGGATCGGGTAAATCCGTTACTTCTTTAGCGGTTATGGGGTTGATTCCGTCGCCAGGGGTGATTACAGATGGTGAAGTTTGGTTTCGCGATCGCAATCACGGTAGTGAACCCGTTAATTTACTTGAACTGCCGCCCGAACGAATGCAAAAATACCGAGGCGGACAAATCGCGATGATTTTTCAAGAGCCGATGAGTTCGCTTAACCCAGTTTATACAATTGGATTTCAGTTAATAGAAGCAATTCGGCAGCATCAAAATATCTCGCAAAAAGAAGCAAGAAGACAAGCGATCGCGCGGTTGCAAGAAGTCAAATTACTACCGAGTGATGATGATTTACGCCAACAGTACGCCGAGACAAAACAAGGTCAGCAAATTGATCCGCGTCAGCGCGAGTTTTTTATTCAGCAGCAAAAGCAAGCAATTCTTGATCGCTATCCCCACGAACTTTCTGGCGGTCAACTACAGCGCGTCATGATCGCAATGGCGATTTCGTGCGACCCCGCATTACTAATCGCCGACGAACCAACAACTGCATTAGATGTCACTGTACAAGCAACAATTTTAGACTTGCTGCGCGAATTGCGCGATCGCCGTCAGATGTCGATGATGTTCATTACGCACGATTTGGGAATTATCGCCGAAATTGCCGACTCAGTTGCTGTAATGTACCGAGGCAAAATCGTTGAATGTGGTTCTGCTGAACAAATTTTTACGCATCCGCAACACCCCTATACTAAAGGTTTACTCGCGTGTCGTCCGAGTTTAGAAAAGCGATCGCAGTATCTTTTAACAGTCTCAGACTTTATGAGTGTCGGGTTAACGCGCACAGGCGAAGTCGAAATTCAAGCCAAAGAACCGACTTATCCACCACAAGTCAGTGAAGAAGCCTTAGCGCAACGCTTAACAAACTTACAACAACAATCGCCACTTCTCCAAGTCCGCAATTTACAAGTGGGCTTTCCGATCCGTAACGCATTTGGTCGAACCAAACGCTACTTTCTCGTCGTTAATGGCGTTTCTTTTGAAGTTTACCCTGGTGAAACGTTAGGACTAGTAGGCGAGTCAGGTTGTGGTAAAACGACATTAGGTCGTACTTTATTACGACTTGTTGAACCGATTGGCGGACAAGTCTATTTTGAAGGACGCGATGTAACAAATCTTAAGGGACGTCCTTTGCAACAACTCCGGCGCGAGATGCAAATTATTTTTCAAAATCCCTTTAGTTCCCTCGATCCGCGCATGAAAATCGGTGATACAGTGATGGAACCACTCGTCATTCATGCCGCAAGTCAATCGCATCGTCAACGCCGCGATCGCGCCGCTTATTTATTAGAACGCGTAGGCATCGACCCGAAACAAATGAATCGCTATCCGCATCAATTTTCTGGCGGTCAACGTCAACGCATTTGTATTGCTAGAGCACTCGCGCTCAATCCTAAGTTTATTATTTGTGATGAATCGGTGTCATCACTCGATGTCTCGGTACAAGCACAAGTTTTGAATTTGTTGAAAGAATTGCAAGCCGAGTTTAATCTTACCTATATTTTTATTTCGCACGACTTAAGTGTTGTTAAGTTTATGAGCGATCGCATCTTAGTCATGAATCGCGGACAAATCGTCGAACAAGGCGCAGCAGAAGAAATTTACCGCGATCCGAAAGAAGAATATACGCGATCGCTGATTGCCTCAATTCCGACAGGAACTCGCGATCAAATTCGCACGCGCCCTGCGTTAAATCAGGTAATAGGTAATGGGTAA
- the psaC gene encoding photosystem I iron-sulfur center protein PsaC, with protein MSHSVKIYDTCIGCTQCVRACPTDVLEMVPWDGCKAGQIAASPRTEDCVGCKRCETACPTDFLSIRVYLSNAETTRSMGLAY; from the coding sequence ATGTCTCATAGCGTCAAAATTTACGATACCTGCATTGGCTGCACTCAATGCGTTCGTGCCTGCCCAACAGACGTGTTGGAAATGGTTCCCTGGGACGGCTGCAAAGCTGGTCAGATTGCTGCATCGCCGCGAACTGAAGATTGTGTAGGTTGCAAGCGGTGTGAAACTGCGTGTCCTACTGACTTCTTAAGCATTCGAGTTTATCTCAGTAATGCTGAAACGACACGGAGTATGGGTCTCGCCTATTGA
- the glmS gene encoding glutamine--fructose-6-phosphate transaminase (isomerizing) yields the protein MCGIVGYIGTQAATEILLAGLEKLEYRGYDSAGIATVFEGEIHCVRAKGKLHNLREKLEQIENPAQIGIGHTRWATHGKPEEYNAHPHMDVARRVAVVQNGIIENYRELREELKELGHEFRSETDTEVIPHLIAQFLKDNQSSQNPHTSPLLEAVRQTVNKLEGAFAIAVISADYPDELIIARQQAPLAIGFGQGEFFCASDTPALVPHTRAVLTLENGEVAKLTPLGVEVYNFSGDRLKKHPRTLNWNPVMVEKQGFRHFMLKEIYEQPGVVRTFIEAYLKHDWNPDTSETPIKLNLPEQLYANLEQVQIVACGTSWHASLIGKYLLEQLAEIPTTVQYSSEFRYAPPPLTANTLMMGVTQSGETADTLAALAMEKERRKDAPPEYQVRLLGITNRLDSSIATIVPHLIDTHAGIEIGVAATKSFISQLLAFYCLALDLGFRRKTLSPQRLQEILAGIRQLPAQIELILESQERYIQELTHQFNDTQDFIFIGRGINFPIALEAALKLKEISYIHAEGYPAGELKHGPIALLDAKVPVVAIAMPGSVYEKVLSNAQEAKARDSRLVGVTSMDDSEAAETFDDLIPVPAVEELLSPIISVIPLQLLAYHIAARRGLDVDQPRNLAKSVTVE from the coding sequence ATGTGCGGAATTGTTGGTTATATTGGCACTCAAGCAGCTACAGAAATTTTACTTGCTGGGCTAGAAAAACTAGAGTATCGGGGCTACGATTCCGCAGGAATTGCCACAGTCTTTGAAGGTGAAATTCATTGTGTCCGCGCTAAAGGCAAACTCCACAACCTGCGCGAAAAGTTAGAACAAATCGAGAACCCTGCACAAATTGGCATTGGACACACGCGTTGGGCAACGCATGGAAAACCAGAAGAATACAATGCCCATCCGCACATGGATGTGGCAAGGCGTGTAGCAGTTGTGCAAAATGGTATCATCGAAAACTACCGCGAGTTACGCGAAGAACTTAAAGAACTAGGACATGAGTTTCGCTCAGAAACTGATACTGAAGTTATACCGCACCTCATTGCACAATTTCTCAAAGACAATCAATCCTCGCAAAATCCCCACACTTCACCGCTGCTAGAAGCCGTTAGACAAACGGTAAACAAACTTGAAGGAGCGTTTGCGATCGCCGTCATTTCTGCTGACTACCCTGATGAACTCATCATCGCCCGTCAACAAGCACCACTGGCAATTGGCTTTGGGCAAGGAGAATTTTTCTGCGCCTCGGATACTCCCGCTTTAGTACCGCATACGCGTGCAGTATTGACACTAGAAAATGGAGAAGTGGCGAAGTTAACACCTTTGGGTGTAGAAGTGTATAATTTTTCAGGCGATCGCCTGAAAAAACACCCTCGTACGCTTAACTGGAATCCAGTCATGGTAGAAAAACAAGGATTCCGACACTTCATGCTCAAGGAAATCTACGAGCAACCGGGAGTTGTCAGAACATTTATCGAAGCTTACCTCAAACACGATTGGAATCCAGACACGAGTGAAACACCAATCAAACTCAATCTACCAGAACAACTATACGCCAACCTAGAGCAAGTTCAAATCGTTGCTTGTGGTACAAGTTGGCACGCGAGTTTAATTGGGAAGTACTTACTCGAACAACTAGCAGAAATTCCCACAACGGTGCAATATTCCTCAGAATTTCGCTACGCGCCACCACCTTTAACCGCCAATACACTCATGATGGGCGTTACCCAATCGGGAGAAACCGCTGATACTCTCGCCGCATTGGCGATGGAAAAAGAACGCCGTAAAGATGCACCGCCAGAGTACCAAGTTAGATTATTAGGAATTACTAACCGCCTCGATAGTTCGATTGCAACAATCGTGCCGCACTTGATTGATACGCACGCAGGAATAGAAATCGGTGTAGCAGCAACGAAGAGTTTTATTTCTCAATTGTTGGCGTTTTACTGCTTAGCGTTAGATTTGGGCTTTCGCCGCAAAACACTATCGCCACAGCGTTTGCAAGAAATTCTGGCAGGGATACGTCAATTACCCGCGCAAATTGAATTAATCTTAGAAAGCCAAGAACGTTATATTCAAGAGTTGACGCATCAGTTTAACGACACGCAAGACTTTATTTTTATTGGACGCGGTATTAATTTCCCGATCGCTTTGGAAGCTGCGCTGAAGTTAAAAGAAATCAGCTACATTCATGCGGAAGGTTATCCGGCTGGAGAACTTAAACACGGTCCGATCGCGTTACTCGATGCTAAAGTGCCTGTAGTGGCGATCGCAATGCCTGGTAGTGTTTACGAGAAGGTTTTATCTAATGCGCAAGAAGCCAAAGCGCGTGACTCGCGTCTAGTTGGGGTAACTTCAATGGACGATTCCGAAGCAGCGGAAACCTTTGATGACTTGATTCCTGTCCCAGCGGTGGAAGAATTACTGTCACCAATTATTAGCGTAATTCCTTTACAACTCTTGGCATATCATATTGCGGCGCGTCGCGGCTTAGACGTCGATCAGCCACGAAATTTAGCAAAATCAGTAACTGTGGAATAG
- the ribD gene encoding bifunctional diaminohydroxyphosphoribosylaminopyrimidine deaminase/5-amino-6-(5-phosphoribosylamino)uracil reductase RibD: MVQADLQPEETEVTDFDRAMMQRCLQLARRALGRTAPNPLVGSVIVQAGEIVGEGFHPGAGQPHAEVFALRAAGDRARGATVYVNLEPCNHYGRTPPCSEALIAAGVAKVVVGMVDPNPLVAGRGIARLRSAGIKVVVGVEEDNCRQLNEGFVHRILHQRPFGILKYAMTLDGKIATSSGHSAWVSNQSARNLVHQLRAACDAVIVGGNTVRNDNPRLTSRQAEAHNPLRVVMSRTLDLPTEAYLWQTAEFPTLVLTEINANPQFQQFLRQKNVEVVELPSLTPTQAMANLYARGFSAVLWECGGRLAARAIAEGSVQKILAFIAPKIIGGSGAPSPIGDLGLTNMNQALALERVRWQTIGSDCLVEGYLPQDSSFLVQNSH, from the coding sequence ATGGTACAGGCGGATTTACAACCAGAGGAAACCGAAGTCACCGACTTTGATCGGGCAATGATGCAGCGGTGTTTGCAACTGGCGCGCCGCGCTTTAGGTCGCACCGCACCGAATCCGTTGGTAGGATCTGTCATTGTCCAAGCTGGAGAAATTGTTGGGGAAGGGTTTCATCCTGGTGCTGGTCAACCTCATGCAGAAGTTTTTGCTTTGCGTGCCGCAGGCGATCGCGCGCGTGGCGCTACGGTATACGTCAATTTAGAACCTTGCAATCACTACGGACGTACTCCCCCGTGTTCTGAAGCGTTAATCGCCGCCGGAGTTGCGAAAGTCGTTGTGGGCATGGTTGATCCGAATCCACTCGTTGCTGGCCGTGGCATTGCGCGGTTACGCAGTGCAGGAATTAAAGTTGTTGTCGGTGTAGAAGAAGACAATTGCCGTCAACTCAACGAAGGCTTTGTACATCGCATTCTGCATCAACGACCGTTTGGTATTTTAAAGTATGCAATGACCTTAGATGGCAAAATTGCGACGAGCAGCGGTCATAGTGCGTGGGTTAGTAACCAAAGCGCGCGAAATCTCGTTCATCAACTACGCGCGGCGTGTGATGCAGTAATTGTCGGCGGGAATACAGTCAGAAACGATAATCCCAGGTTAACTAGTCGTCAGGCAGAGGCACACAACCCCCTACGGGTGGTGATGAGTCGCACACTTGACTTACCTACCGAAGCCTATTTATGGCAAACCGCAGAATTTCCAACGCTCGTGTTGACAGAAATAAACGCTAATCCTCAATTCCAACAGTTCCTACGCCAAAAAAATGTCGAGGTGGTAGAATTGCCATCGCTGACACCAACTCAGGCAATGGCAAACTTATACGCACGCGGTTTTTCAGCGGTATTGTGGGAATGCGGCGGCAGGTTAGCAGCACGCGCGATCGCCGAAGGATCAGTGCAAAAAATTCTCGCCTTCATCGCGCCTAAAATTATTGGTGGCAGCGGCGCACCATCACCCATCGGCGACTTGGGTTTAACAAATATGAATCAAGCACTTGCGCTCGAACGAGTGCGCTGGCAAACTATAGGGTCAGACTGCTTGGTAGAAGGTTATTTACCGCAAGACAGCAGTTTTTTGGTGCAGAATTCTCATTAA
- the mreC gene encoding rod shape-determining protein MreC: MYIIRRWWERYALTLVLVSLSFVTAWAIRHTQGAIVLEVYQMLTRPFQSNPSQVLHLHDARIQELETRVTELETQNQQLEELLGYVNKSYKKIGSSQAAIAAPVIGRSADQWWQQITLGRGSQAGIQVGNIVTAPGGLVGRVTSVAPHTSRVLLISDPSSQLGVTISRSRFMGFLRGQSANYAVMQFFDKVPDVRLGDMVVTSPYSQIFPAGIPVGRVESINLQKSPAPEAVIALSAPMSYIEWVVVSTK, translated from the coding sequence ATGTATATCATTCGTCGCTGGTGGGAGCGCTATGCTCTAACACTAGTGCTGGTAAGTCTGTCTTTCGTTACTGCCTGGGCAATCCGCCATACTCAGGGAGCAATTGTGCTTGAAGTTTACCAGATGCTAACGCGTCCCTTTCAATCGAATCCAAGTCAAGTTCTACACCTACACGATGCCAGAATTCAAGAACTAGAAACACGCGTCACTGAACTGGAAACTCAAAATCAACAGCTTGAGGAGTTATTAGGATATGTCAATAAGTCTTATAAAAAGATAGGTTCGTCACAAGCAGCGATCGCCGCCCCTGTTATCGGTCGCAGTGCAGATCAATGGTGGCAACAAATCACCCTAGGACGCGGTAGCCAAGCGGGAATCCAAGTTGGTAATATTGTGACTGCCCCAGGTGGACTAGTCGGCAGAGTCACAAGTGTCGCGCCGCACACGAGTCGTGTTTTATTAATTAGCGATCCTAGCAGTCAATTAGGTGTAACGATTAGTCGCAGCCGCTTTATGGGATTTTTACGCGGACAATCGGCAAATTATGCTGTAATGCAGTTTTTTGATAAAGTTCCCGATGTGCGTCTAGGAGATATGGTAGTCACATCGCCTTATAGCCAAATTTTCCCTGCTGGTATACCTGTAGGACGCGTTGAGTCGATTAACCTTCAAAAAAGTCCAGCCCCAGAAGCCGTAATTGCCTTATCTGCACCCATGTCTTACATAGAATGGGTCGTTGTCTCAACGAAATAG
- the mreD gene encoding rod shape-determining protein MreD, translating into MNRISRARLHQRQIVNWLVTVGSVFLCLLLLPMRLPGIELAGTAPNWLLIWVVAWSVKRTVVQGAIAGIILGLLQDGMTSPLPSHALSLAVVGIITARLRKQRYLQEDFISVALIVFGMAVLAEVITAAQFSFWSAAIAGKYTASINNFAEVWTYYQRVALASAIVSSLWAPVVYYPLNRWWEKMKD; encoded by the coding sequence TTGAACCGTATTTCACGAGCTCGTTTGCATCAACGCCAAATAGTAAATTGGCTTGTTACAGTTGGCTCAGTTTTTTTATGCTTATTACTGCTACCAATGCGCTTACCAGGAATAGAACTAGCAGGAACTGCGCCCAACTGGTTACTGATCTGGGTTGTTGCTTGGAGTGTGAAGCGAACCGTTGTTCAAGGGGCGATCGCCGGAATCATCCTCGGTTTACTCCAAGATGGTATGACATCACCTTTGCCCTCACACGCGCTGAGTTTAGCTGTAGTAGGAATTATCACCGCTCGCCTACGCAAGCAGCGCTATCTTCAGGAAGACTTTATTTCGGTTGCTTTGATTGTCTTTGGTATGGCAGTTTTAGCCGAAGTGATTACAGCAGCGCAATTTAGTTTCTGGAGTGCAGCGATCGCGGGCAAATACACTGCTAGTATTAACAATTTCGCCGAAGTTTGGACGTACTACCAACGTGTTGCTTTAGCTTCTGCAATTGTGAGTAGCTTGTGGGCACCAGTGGTATACTACCCCCTAAATCGTTGGTGGGAAAAAATGAAAGACTAA